One Candidatus Nomurabacteria bacterium genomic window carries:
- a CDS encoding ATP-binding cassette domain-containing protein, whose amino-acid sequence MIQGDLQANTPLKMTNLTKLYGQYRGVKNINLTLQHGEVFGFLGPNGAGKSTTIRTILNFITPSEGSATIYGLDSVKDSVEIKNNIGYLAGDIALYDNMTGRNLLKFLTRLGKQTDWAYVDELAHRLDANLVRPIHTLSKGNVQKIGLIQAFMHKPSLLILDEPTSGLDPLMKQVFYDMVAELKAQGKTIFVSSHDLTEVQKICDRAAFIRQGKLIAIEDIQTAKAINLRKYRARFAKKVDAKPFVHLANVSDVEVAGDELTLTVTGSIEAFITELAKHKPQDLNEQEVALEDLFIHYYKDESDNNA is encoded by the coding sequence ATGATACAGGGTGATTTACAAGCCAATACTCCGCTAAAAATGACTAATCTGACCAAACTATATGGTCAATATCGTGGCGTTAAGAATATTAATCTCACACTACAGCACGGTGAAGTTTTTGGCTTTTTAGGGCCTAATGGTGCCGGTAAAAGTACCACAATACGAACTATTTTAAACTTTATAACGCCTTCTGAAGGTTCTGCTACTATTTATGGCTTAGATAGCGTAAAAGATAGTGTAGAAATTAAAAACAATATTGGGTACTTAGCTGGTGATATTGCCCTGTACGACAACATGACGGGTCGCAATTTACTAAAATTTTTAACGCGTCTGGGCAAGCAAACAGATTGGGCATATGTAGACGAACTCGCCCATAGGCTCGATGCCAACCTGGTAAGACCTATCCATACACTCAGCAAAGGGAATGTCCAAAAAATTGGCCTTATTCAGGCATTTATGCACAAACCTAGCTTGCTGATTCTAGACGAACCAACCAGTGGCCTTGACCCACTCATGAAGCAAGTATTTTACGATATGGTGGCCGAACTAAAAGCTCAAGGCAAAACTATTTTTGTATCTTCACACGATCTTACAGAAGTTCAAAAAATATGTGATAGAGCCGCCTTTATACGCCAGGGTAAACTCATAGCGATTGAAGATATTCAAACCGCCAAAGCAATTAATCTGCGGAAATATCGCGCCCGCTTTGCTAAAAAAGTAGATGCAAAGCCCTTTGTGCATCTTGCAAACGTCTCTGATGTAGAAGTAGCAGGTGACGAGCTTACGCTTACCGTCACAGGGAGTATAGAAGCTTTTATTACAGAGCTCGCTAAGCATAAACCACAAGATCTCAATGAACAAGAAGTAGCCCTAGAAGATTTATTTATTCATTACTATAAGGATGAGTCAGACAATAATGCGTAA
- a CDS encoding response regulator, with product MAKKIAIIEDDAAIAQMYRMKFEAEGFFVETAENGKYGLELAEEMRPDIILLDLMMPEMNGDEMLARLRATNWGKNIKVIILTNMGEQEAPQTLKELNVLTFIVKADMTPRQVADLVQKYI from the coding sequence ATGGCAAAAAAGATTGCAATTATAGAAGATGATGCTGCCATTGCGCAGATGTATCGGATGAAGTTTGAGGCCGAAGGTTTTTTTGTAGAAACTGCAGAAAACGGTAAATACGGTCTAGAGCTCGCCGAAGAAATGCGCCCAGATATTATACTGCTAGACTTGATGATGCCCGAAATGAACGGCGATGAAATGTTAGCTCGCTTACGTGCCACTAATTGGGGCAAAAACATAAAAGTAATAATTTTGACCAACATGGGCGAACAAGAAGCACCGCAGACATTAAAAGAGCTCAATGTACTAACGTTTATTGTAAAAGCAGATATGACCCCACGCCAAGTAGCCGACCTTGTGCAAAAATACATTTAA
- a CDS encoding bifunctional 5,10-methylenetetrahydrofolate dehydrogenase/5,10-methenyltetrahydrofolate cyclohydrolase codes for MKQLLGSELAGFIKERQAKQVRQLVQQHNVHPVLAIITASNNPTIATYINLKKKYGADIGVTVQEYSVTDSDIVSTINSLNKDNSIHGVIVQLPLAEGMDTEAVVSAVSPQKDVDGLAPGSLFDAATPMAINWLLSGYNIELKGKQICIVGYGRLVGAPLQKLWQNSGLDPVVVDVDTKDKEDTIANADIIVTAVGKPSLITSQLVKHGAIVVDAGVASEKGVLKGDVSEDVYTRDDITITPKKGGVGPLTVCALFDNVIRSAYNTVSS; via the coding sequence ATGAAACAGTTATTAGGTAGTGAACTAGCAGGATTTATTAAAGAGCGCCAAGCAAAACAGGTGCGCCAGCTTGTGCAACAACATAATGTGCATCCTGTATTAGCAATCATTACAGCAAGCAACAACCCCACCATCGCCACGTATATTAATTTGAAGAAAAAGTACGGGGCGGATATTGGTGTAACCGTACAAGAGTATTCAGTTACAGATTCAGACATAGTATCTACTATAAACAGCCTAAATAAAGACAACTCTATACATGGTGTTATTGTGCAATTGCCACTAGCAGAAGGCATGGACACAGAAGCGGTTGTGTCTGCTGTATCGCCCCAAAAAGATGTAGATGGGTTAGCACCCGGTTCTTTGTTTGATGCAGCCACACCTATGGCTATCAACTGGCTGCTAAGTGGCTATAATATAGAGCTAAAAGGTAAACAAATTTGTATTGTTGGTTATGGTCGCCTGGTTGGTGCCCCGCTACAAAAATTATGGCAAAATAGCGGTTTAGACCCAGTTGTCGTAGACGTTGATACCAAAGATAAAGAAGATACAATTGCTAACGCAGATATAATTGTAACTGCTGTTGGTAAACCTAGTCTTATAACTTCGCAGCTTGTAAAACATGGTGCTATTGTTGTAGACGCTGGTGTGGCAAGCGAAAAGGGTGTATTGAAGGGCGATGTTTCTGAAGATGTTTACACAAGAGATGATATTACAATTACCCCTAAAAAAGGTGGCGTTGGCCCGTTAACGGTTTGTGCATTATTTGACAACGTTATTCGGAGTGCATACAACACAGTAAGTTCTTAA
- a CDS encoding nucleoside monophosphate kinase yields MDTHIQTIKTWLGTGSINIFGLPFAGKDTQGRLFANYLEGVLISGGDILRKSQSNLELQRIMAAGEIIPTSLWEEIVVPFLANPEFAQKPLILSEVGRLQGEERIVEKATLATGHPQKAVILLQLTDQEVWNRFDAAQQEGDRGERADDRRDVIQTRLDSYHHKVMPVIEHYRSNGLLIEVDGAQSRQDVTEQIITSLVARAT; encoded by the coding sequence ATGGATACACACATACAAACAATCAAAACATGGCTCGGTACAGGATCAATAAACATCTTTGGCTTGCCATTTGCGGGTAAAGATACTCAGGGTCGTCTTTTTGCAAACTACTTAGAGGGGGTGCTTATATCTGGTGGCGATATACTCCGTAAGAGTCAAAGTAACCTAGAGCTACAACGCATTATGGCAGCTGGCGAGATTATTCCTACCAGTTTATGGGAAGAGATTGTTGTGCCATTTTTAGCAAACCCTGAATTTGCACAAAAACCGCTTATTTTAAGTGAAGTTGGGCGGTTACAGGGCGAAGAACGCATCGTAGAAAAGGCAACCTTAGCGACAGGTCACCCGCAAAAAGCCGTTATTTTACTCCAGCTGACCGACCAAGAGGTATGGAACAGATTTGATGCTGCCCAACAAGAGGGTGATCGAGGTGAGCGTGCAGATGATCGTCGTGACGTTATACAAACCCGTTTAGATAGTTATCACCATAAAGTGATGCCCGTTATAGAGCATTACCGTTCTAATGGATTGCTCATAGAAGTAGACGGTGCACAATCTCGCCAAGATGTCACAGAGCAAATTATTACAAGTTTAGTCGCACGAGCTACGTAG
- the eno gene encoding phosphopyruvate hydratase, with translation MEIINIIARQILDSRGVPTVEADVLLANGSSGRAAVPSGASTGIHEAHELRDGEAAYHGQSVYKAVDNIHTHILPALRGIPADDQFKIDQIMIDLDGTPNKAQLGANAILAVSLAVAHAAAKSRGILLYKHIADIAQPQQLLLPMPMLNVLNGGKHANGSTDIQESMIMPLSAHTFSQALQMSVEIFQELKMLIHSKGYATTVGDEGGFAPHLKNGNAEAFDLLSEATDKAGYTPGQDVAFAVDVAASELYKDGSYHFTSERKHFNTQDLIEWFKRVVSQYPIVSIEDGLAEDDWDGWKHLKVALPTTQLVGDDLLVTNTERLQYAIQEDAANAILIKPNQIGTLTETIRAIQMAKENGWNTIVSHRSGETEDVSIVHIAIGTGAGQIKTGSLSRSERVAKYNELLRLEAIDSSLLLQNPFTS, from the coding sequence ATGGAAATTATAAATATTATTGCCCGCCAAATATTAGATTCACGTGGTGTCCCTACTGTAGAAGCAGACGTTTTACTCGCAAATGGCTCAAGCGGTAGAGCAGCCGTGCCATCTGGTGCATCTACCGGCATACACGAAGCACATGAACTAAGAGATGGCGAAGCGGCTTATCATGGTCAATCTGTATATAAAGCTGTAGACAATATTCACACACATATATTGCCAGCCTTGCGCGGTATTCCGGCTGACGATCAGTTCAAAATAGATCAAATTATGATTGATCTAGACGGCACGCCAAATAAGGCACAGCTCGGCGCAAACGCCATATTGGCTGTATCTTTAGCTGTAGCTCACGCTGCAGCAAAATCTCGTGGAATATTGTTGTATAAGCACATTGCCGATATTGCGCAACCACAGCAGCTATTGTTACCTATGCCAATGTTAAACGTGCTTAACGGCGGTAAACATGCAAATGGTTCTACAGATATCCAAGAGTCAATGATAATGCCCCTAAGCGCCCACACGTTTAGCCAGGCGTTGCAAATGAGTGTAGAAATATTTCAAGAGCTCAAAATGCTTATTCACAGCAAAGGCTATGCAACTACTGTTGGTGACGAAGGTGGTTTTGCCCCACATCTTAAAAATGGTAACGCCGAAGCATTTGATTTACTATCAGAAGCTACAGATAAAGCTGGGTACACCCCAGGGCAAGACGTGGCCTTTGCGGTAGATGTGGCAGCAAGCGAGCTGTACAAAGATGGTTCATATCATTTTACGTCAGAACGTAAACATTTTAATACTCAAGATCTAATTGAATGGTTTAAGCGTGTAGTAAGTCAATACCCTATTGTATCTATAGAAGACGGTTTGGCAGAAGACGATTGGGACGGCTGGAAGCACCTTAAAGTGGCACTACCAACCACACAGCTGGTTGGTGATGATTTGTTAGTAACAAACACCGAACGCCTGCAATACGCTATACAAGAAGACGCTGCGAATGCCATTTTAATAAAACCAAACCAAATAGGTACGCTTACAGAAACAATTCGGGCAATTCAAATGGCAAAAGAAAACGGCTGGAACACAATAGTGTCGCACCGCTCGGGTGAAACAGAAGACGTATCTATTGTACATATTGCCATTGGCACTGGTGCCGGGCAAATTAAAACAGGGAGCCTTTCGCGCAGTGAACGTGTCGCCAAATATAACGAATTACTCCGCCTAGAGGCCATAGATAGTTCGTTGCTATTGCAAAATCCTTTTACCTCTTAA
- the murD gene encoding UDP-N-acetylmuramoyl-L-alanine--D-glutamate ligase, producing the protein MKIAIVGFDREGRASYDYFSARGHSIAVFDQNPNVVLPKDVSGVLGDSYLQTVKNYDLVVRTPSLHPSQLLAAHVQNDKIWSGTNEFLKVCPTKNIIGVTGTKGKGTTSSLITKMLEKAGKTVWLGGNIGIPALDMLKNDIKPDDWVVLELSNFQLIDLQSSPHIAVCLMVVPEHLDWHKDFIEYTDAKRNLFAHQDNKDIAIYFAENETSKAIASAGDGKKISYYSDVGAYIKDNAVVINGHRICTVDEIALLGKHNWQNVCAAVTAVWQVTQDVSAIAKAIKEFTGLQHRIEYVGEKNGIKFYNDSFATGLHATKAALSAIEGPKIAIIGGYDRMLDIDEFGVFLRDEAKDIKQILLIGDSQNRVATMLSGAGLHNYTQSDANNMKQIVAEAVKLADAGDAIVLSPGFASFGLFSNFEERGTLFKKEVAKL; encoded by the coding sequence ATGAAGATTGCTATTGTTGGTTTTGACAGAGAAGGTCGTGCTTCGTACGATTACTTTAGTGCTCGTGGACATTCTATAGCTGTATTTGACCAAAATCCAAACGTAGTACTACCAAAAGATGTTAGTGGCGTACTGGGTGATTCATATTTACAAACAGTAAAAAACTATGATCTAGTGGTACGAACCCCTAGTTTACACCCATCACAACTATTAGCCGCTCACGTACAAAACGATAAAATATGGTCTGGTACCAATGAGTTTTTAAAAGTTTGCCCCACAAAAAATATTATTGGTGTTACTGGCACTAAAGGCAAAGGCACGACCAGTAGCCTCATTACAAAAATGCTAGAAAAAGCCGGTAAAACAGTTTGGCTCGGTGGTAATATTGGCATCCCGGCACTAGATATGCTAAAAAACGACATTAAACCAGATGATTGGGTAGTGTTGGAACTTTCTAATTTTCAGCTTATAGATTTGCAGTCTTCGCCCCACATTGCGGTATGTCTGATGGTGGTGCCTGAACATTTAGACTGGCACAAAGATTTTATTGAATATACTGACGCGAAAAGGAACTTGTTTGCGCATCAGGATAATAAAGATATTGCCATTTACTTTGCAGAAAATGAAACATCAAAAGCTATCGCCAGCGCCGGAGATGGCAAAAAGATATCATACTATTCAGACGTGGGTGCTTACATAAAAGATAACGCTGTCGTTATTAATGGTCACAGAATATGCACGGTTGATGAAATCGCTCTACTCGGCAAACATAACTGGCAAAATGTTTGCGCTGCCGTTACTGCAGTTTGGCAAGTGACCCAAGATGTATCAGCAATAGCCAAAGCAATCAAAGAATTTACCGGCTTACAGCATCGTATTGAATATGTTGGTGAGAAAAATGGTATTAAGTTTTACAACGACTCTTTTGCTACTGGGCTTCATGCGACAAAAGCTGCATTAAGCGCTATAGAAGGGCCGAAGATAGCTATAATTGGCGGTTACGACCGTATGCTAGATATCGATGAATTTGGCGTATTTTTACGTGATGAAGCCAAAGACATAAAGCAAATTCTACTTATTGGTGATAGCCAAAATAGAGTAGCAACGATGCTTTCTGGCGCGGGCCTACATAATTACACACAAAGTGATGCGAATAATATGAAGCAAATTGTTGCCGAAGCAGTTAAGTTAGCAGATGCGGGCGATGCTATTGTGCTTTCGCCAGGATTCGCTAGTTTTGGGTTGTTTAGCAATTTTGAAGAACGCGGCACTTTATTTAAAAAAGAAGTAGCAAAGCTATAA
- a CDS encoding 2,3-bisphosphoglycerate-dependent phosphoglycerate mutase, producing the protein MARIYFYDSTEIDKQQLTNGLIGTDHHWEFVDEPISLENLDPETEVISVFITSSVTAEIIQALPKLRLIACRSTGYNNINMNAAEERNIIVENVPTYGEETVAEYAFTLLLALSRKLVATLKSFQDNTPLDKLCGWDLHGRTLGVIGTGHIGRSSIKIANGFGMNVVAYDPYPNKDAAKELGFQYLTLDEVMSQSDAITIHAPYFPSNKHLIGSDQLARMKPTAVLINTARGELIDTKALLEVLSKKKIAGAALDVVEGERLIHVDDDVELLYRSNVVGSDMLKYGVEILALSHMENVILTPHNAFNTLEAVGRINAVTCENIIKFWYGDTPNVVKPPAKQTGKLTIVRHTESEWNATGQWTGITDVHLSGKGFRDAGYLGQEVAIQNLTFDKAYCSQQIRTLETIEGILNASGQLDLEYEREAALNERDYGDYTGKNKWEVRDLIGEEKFQRIRRGWDEPVPNGETLKDVYKRVVAFYKKTILPQLLAGKNILIVSHGNGIRALIKYIESISDEDIEKVEMIFNTILVYDVDKNGHMTHKTTHVVEEKVPANSSPTTT; encoded by the coding sequence ATGGCACGAATATATTTTTATGACTCAACAGAAATAGATAAACAACAACTAACCAATGGGCTTATAGGCACGGATCATCATTGGGAATTCGTTGATGAACCAATATCACTAGAAAACCTAGACCCAGAAACAGAAGTTATATCTGTATTTATAACCAGTTCGGTGACGGCAGAAATAATACAGGCACTACCAAAGTTGCGCTTAATTGCATGTCGTTCTACAGGCTATAACAATATCAACATGAACGCTGCCGAAGAGAGAAATATTATAGTAGAAAACGTTCCTACCTACGGCGAAGAAACCGTTGCTGAATATGCGTTTACATTGTTGCTGGCACTATCGAGAAAGCTTGTCGCTACGCTAAAATCGTTCCAAGACAATACTCCGTTAGATAAACTATGCGGTTGGGATTTACACGGACGAACACTTGGGGTTATTGGGACGGGGCACATCGGCAGATCGTCAATAAAAATAGCGAACGGGTTTGGTATGAATGTGGTTGCGTATGATCCGTATCCCAATAAAGATGCAGCCAAAGAACTCGGCTTTCAGTATCTTACACTAGACGAAGTTATGTCACAAAGTGATGCTATAACGATTCATGCACCTTATTTTCCATCTAATAAACATCTTATTGGTTCGGATCAATTAGCCCGTATGAAACCAACTGCGGTTTTAATAAATACCGCAAGAGGTGAACTTATAGATACAAAAGCACTCCTTGAGGTCTTGTCTAAAAAGAAAATTGCTGGCGCAGCCTTGGATGTAGTTGAAGGTGAACGTTTAATACACGTAGATGACGACGTTGAGTTGCTCTATCGTAGCAATGTAGTTGGCTCTGACATGCTTAAGTACGGTGTAGAAATACTAGCACTTAGCCATATGGAAAATGTTATTCTTACCCCCCACAATGCGTTTAACACACTAGAAGCAGTCGGTAGAATCAATGCTGTTACCTGCGAAAATATCATCAAATTTTGGTATGGCGATACACCGAATGTTGTTAAGCCGCCTGCGAAACAAACAGGAAAACTAACTATCGTGCGACATACTGAATCAGAATGGAATGCAACTGGTCAGTGGACAGGAATTACCGACGTACACTTAAGTGGTAAAGGCTTTCGTGATGCTGGCTACTTAGGCCAAGAGGTAGCTATACAAAACCTGACATTTGACAAAGCGTATTGTTCGCAACAGATACGCACGCTAGAAACAATAGAAGGTATATTAAACGCTTCTGGGCAGTTAGATTTAGAATATGAAAGAGAAGCTGCACTTAACGAGCGTGATTATGGTGACTATACTGGCAAAAATAAGTGGGAAGTTCGTGATTTAATTGGTGAAGAAAAGTTTCAGCGCATTAGGCGTGGTTGGGATGAACCTGTACCAAATGGCGAAACGCTCAAGGATGTCTACAAACGAGTTGTTGCATTTTATAAAAAAACTATTCTACCGCAGCTACTTGCTGGCAAAAATATATTAATTGTGTCTCATGGTAACGGTATTCGGGCGCTCATTAAATACATTGAATCTATTAGTGATGAAGACATAGAAAAAGTTGAAATGATATTTAACACCATTCTTGTTTATGATGTCGATAAAAACGGCCACATGACACACAAAACTACCCACGTTGTAGAAGAAAAAGTACCCGCCAATAGTAGCCCTACGACTACGTAG
- a CDS encoding ABC transporter permease subunit → MSQTIMRNTIYSKAVWDRKISTGVWSISMAAFALMFAWVFEIYAGEITNFSDNFPAELSAVIGDLAAATTPAGFLAVELYSLFLPLIVAIVGITFGAAAIGKEEESGTLELLLASPISRRKILVQKFGAIATVLFVIPFATWLGVVVGKSIFPFDVNVWHVALASFASFFLGMVYASAAFAGQSVSGKRGIGLGIGGGLLAVTYIADVVSKLVDRLEFLQYISPFYYFDISNVLFGNGRIGNFAVLAGLVAVFYTVVHIAFKNRDTGV, encoded by the coding sequence ATGAGTCAGACAATAATGCGTAATACTATCTACAGCAAAGCTGTGTGGGACCGTAAAATTAGCACTGGTGTATGGAGTATAAGCATGGCAGCTTTTGCACTTATGTTTGCATGGGTTTTTGAAATATACGCAGGCGAAATAACCAATTTTTCTGATAATTTTCCAGCGGAACTTTCTGCAGTAATAGGTGATCTTGCAGCTGCTACAACCCCAGCTGGATTTTTGGCAGTAGAACTATATTCGCTCTTTTTACCGTTAATTGTAGCGATAGTAGGCATAACTTTTGGCGCCGCAGCAATTGGCAAAGAAGAAGAATCAGGCACATTAGAGCTGTTACTGGCGAGCCCAATCAGCCGTCGTAAAATATTAGTGCAAAAATTTGGCGCTATAGCAACCGTACTTTTTGTTATTCCGTTCGCCACATGGCTGGGGGTTGTAGTAGGAAAAAGTATCTTCCCGTTTGACGTAAACGTATGGCACGTTGCGCTCGCATCATTTGCCAGTTTTTTCCTTGGCATGGTGTATGCATCAGCAGCATTCGCTGGGCAGTCTGTAAGTGGCAAACGCGGTATTGGGCTTGGTATCGGTGGTGGGTTACTTGCAGTTACCTATATTGCAGATGTTGTATCAAAGTTAGTAGACCGCTTAGAATTTTTGCAATATATAAGCCCTTTTTATTATTTTGATATAAGCAATGTGCTATTTGGTAATGGGCGTATCGGTAATTTTGCAGTACTCGCAGGTCTAGTAGCGGTGTTTTATACAGTTGTACATATCGCCTTTAAAAATAGAGATACAGGCGTATAG
- a CDS encoding metal-sensitive transcriptional regulator yields the protein MIQDIKKRATHRSKIIEGQFKGLVKAIEKEEYCIDILTQSLAIQQSLRSLNKLVLENHMKTHVKEGMTEGDAKTQQEIIDEMLKIYDLTNVRG from the coding sequence ATGATTCAAGATATTAAAAAACGCGCAACACACAGGTCAAAGATTATTGAGGGACAGTTTAAGGGACTGGTTAAAGCAATTGAAAAGGAAGAATATTGCATAGATATTCTTACTCAAAGTTTAGCTATCCAGCAGTCCCTGCGCTCTCTTAATAAACTCGTCCTAGAAAACCACATGAAGACCCATGTTAAAGAAGGTATGACTGAGGGAGATGCAAAAACTCAACAGGAAATTATCGATGAGATGCTGAAGATTTATGATTTAACAAATGTAAGGGGTTAA